DNA from Candidatus Bipolaricaulota bacterium:
CTCCCCCACCTCTATCTCTCCCTACTTTGAACAAAATCCAGGGCTAAAAGCTCGTATCCACAAGTATAAAGCCTGGGAGAGATTATCTCTTACCCAATAAATAAAAGGAGGTGAAACTTTGAGACAATACAAACTAATTGTAGGTTTAGACATCTCTTTAGATTCTTTTTTAGCTTTTTTAATCTCCTCTGATGAAAACTTTACTGCAGGTCCTAAAAAATTCAAGAGATCTGAGGATGGCATTGCTCAACTGCTATTGTGGATCTATAAATTAGGCTTTAATCCAAATGAAGTAAAAGTTGTAATGGAAGCAACGAATAATTTTTGGGAAATCATAGCTGTAAAATTAGATAAAGCAGGAATAGGAGCAATAAGTATAGTTAATCCAAAAATTATAAAAGATTTTTCAAAAAGTTTAAGAAAAAAGGCTAAAACAGATAATATAGATGCTGAGGTGGTTGCTCTTTATGGAGTAAGAATGAAACCAGAGAATACAGATTTGAAAAAGAGTAAAAAGTTTGGAGAATTAAGGTATTTGATAAGGACAAGGGAATTTTGGATAAAAGAAAAAGTTAGACTTGAAAATTATGTGCGAAATTTAAAGAGGTCCGTATTTGCAAGTAAAAAGGAAACTGAATGGATAGAAAAAGAAATAAAGCGAATAATAGAGCATATAAAGGAAATAGAAAAAGAAATAGAAAAATTGGTTGAAGAGGCAGTTGTCAAGAGAATTGTGTCTGGAATTTTAAATGAAACATTTGTTTCAATTCATAAGAACAATGTCTTACCCCTGGTAAAGGCTTTCTCCAATTTCTATCCCTCATATTTTCATATACCACATAAATGCTCACCTCTGCTGTCTTCACACTTTGAAAATATCCACCACTTCTCATTCTTGCTACCTCCAATTTACTATGAAAATTCTCTACTATGTTCGTAGTATATATATGCTTTCTTACACCCTCTGGATACCTCAAAAATACTAAATACTTTTCTCCTTTCTCTAAAAGATATTTCATATATCCTGGATACTTCTTTATAAATTTTTCACACTTTTCCTTAAACTTTTCTAAAGCTTCCTCAAAATTATTGCAATATTTTAAACTTTTTAAAAATTTATTAAACTCCTGAGCATCTTTTCTTGCCATATTTTTAAATAGATTGCGTTGGAGATGAACATAGCAAAGCTGATGATCTGTTTGTGGAAAGAGAGTTTTTATTGCTTCATCGAGCCCTGGGAAATCGTCAGAAACTATAATCATTATTCTTTTTAAGCCTCTGTTTATAAGATCATTAAAAATTTGCAGCCAATCTCCTTTATTTTCGTGTCCCCACAAGCAGTAATAACCAAAGAGGTTTTTATTTCCATCGAGATCAATTCCAATAACCGTGTATATAGTAGCATTTCTGACTCTTTGAAGTTTTTCATCTTTAATTTGGCAACGGTAGGCATCAATAAAGATAGCAAATACATTTTGAGGGAGATCTTTATTTTTAAGTTCTAAGGCTTTTTGATAGAGATGATTTTTAAACTTATCAATTTCTTCAGGGGAGTAAGGGAGATTAATTTTGTGGAGAAGAGATTTAATTTGATTAGGGGAATAGGAATTGAAGACGAGATTAAGGAGAAATTCGTTGAATTTAGGATCAGCTTTTTTCCATTTATCAGGTAAGATAGATGGACGGAAAAGACATTCTCTATCTCGTGGTATGTTTAGATTAAGTAGACCGAAAAGGCAAGCTAATTCTCT
Protein-coding regions in this window:
- a CDS encoding IS256 family transposase, translating into MEVKEIDLNAEIEKLVREAQNSTSYEALTFIAEQLLNLLMLKQRELFLKQQKEQNPKNKANGFYERELACLFGLLNLNIPRDRECLFRPSILPDKWKKADPKFNEFLLNLVFNSYSPNQIKSLLHKINLPYSPEEIDKFKNHLYQKALELKNKDLPQNVFAIFIDAYRCQIKDEKLQRVRNATIYTVIGIDLDGNKNLFGYYCLWGHENKGDWLQIFNDLINRGLKRIMIIVSDDFPGLDEAIKTLFPQTDHQLCYVHLQRNLFKNMARKDAQEFNKFLKSLKYCNNFEEALEKFKEKCEKFIKKYPGYMKYLLEKGEKYLVFLRYPEGVRKHIYTTNIVENFHSKLEVARMRSGGYFQSVKTAEVSIYVVYENMRDRNWRKPLPGVRHCSYELKQMFHLKFQTQFS